In Nostoc sp. UHCC 0926, a single genomic region encodes these proteins:
- a CDS encoding HD domain-containing protein, giving the protein MPTENFMDILFSNWQHTLQPFGVDQVAAEKAFNRLVAAYSTPGRYYHTLKHIDHILSIIQILQGYTNNLAAVQLAAWFHDVVYDTEAKDNEQRSADYAFELLSNLNIPESTITTVTRLILNTKDHKTAVDDYDSQVLLDADLAILATNPVQYLEYAHAIRQEYSWVAEADYITGRRQVLERFLQRSPIYFTPLMLEFAEPSARGNIQAEIQSLASGCGF; this is encoded by the coding sequence ATGCCTACAGAAAACTTCATGGATATTTTATTTTCTAACTGGCAACACACACTCCAACCCTTTGGCGTTGACCAGGTAGCGGCTGAGAAAGCCTTTAATCGTTTGGTTGCAGCTTACTCTACCCCTGGTCGCTACTACCACACACTGAAACACATTGATCACATCCTGAGCATAATTCAGATTTTGCAAGGCTACACGAACAACCTAGCTGCTGTTCAACTAGCTGCCTGGTTTCACGATGTAGTGTATGACACTGAAGCTAAAGATAACGAACAACGAAGCGCAGACTATGCTTTTGAATTGCTGAGTAACTTAAATATTCCAGAAAGTACCATAACTACTGTCACGCGTCTGATTCTGAACACTAAAGACCACAAAACTGCGGTGGATGACTATGATAGCCAAGTCCTACTTGATGCAGACTTAGCGATTTTGGCTACTAACCCAGTCCAATATCTAGAATACGCCCATGCCATTCGCCAGGAATATAGCTGGGTGGCAGAGGCAGATTATATCACAGGTCGTCGGCAGGTTTTAGAACGATTTTTACAGCGATCGCCTATTTACTTTACGCCTTTAATGTTAGAGTTCGCCGAACCATCTGCCCGTGGCAATATCCAAGCAGAAATTCAGTCTTTGGCTTCAGGATGTGGTTTTTGA
- the pruA gene encoding L-glutamate gamma-semialdehyde dehydrogenase: MVLQVQASTYEAKTQEIAKQLLAATQENRSFFSSLRDQMRWDDKLLAWAMSNPGLRVQLFRFIDTLPALHSKSEIASHLQEYLGDESVELPAALKGMLNFANPDSMPGQVAATTVGTAVETLAHKYISGENIKQVIKTVERLRKEKMAFTIDLLGEAVITEAEAQSYLERYLELIQQLVEASKNWAVIPAIDEADGEPIPKVQVSVKLTAFYSQFDPLDAKGSEERVSDRIRILLRRAKELGAAVHFDMEQYAYKDITLSILKKLLLEEEFRQRTDVGITIQAYLRDSEQDSKDVISWLKQRGYPLTIRLVKGAYWDQETIKAAQKHWPQPVYNDKAATDANFETITQLLLENHQYVYSAIGSHNVRSHSRAIAIAESLNVPRRRFELQVLYGMGDKVAKALVDKGYRVRVYCPYGELLPGMAYLIRRLLENTANSSFLRQNLENRPIEELLAPPIVKEEKNVQTQLMSQRVAGVPPVVATGVASLQTPNSHFLGAADTDYADEEVRTKAAQAFQSVRQQLGRSYLPLINGEYVNPPEFVDSLNPSNFSEVVGKVGLISVEQAEQAMQAAKAAFPGWRKTPAKQRADILRKAGDLMELRRAELSVWIVLEVGKPVKEADGEVSEAIDFCRYYADEIERLDKGVNYDIPGETNRYIYQPRGIAVVISPWNFPLAIACGMTVAALVSGNCTLLKPAETSSIIAAKLTEILVDAGFPKGVFQYVPGKGSQVGAYLVNHPDTHVIAFTGSQEVGCRIYAEAATLKPGQKHMKRVIAEMGGKNAIIVDESADLDQAVVGVVQSAFGYSGQKCSAASRVIVLEPIYDAFVQRLVEATKSLNIGEAELPSTQVGPVIDANARDRIREYIEKGKAEAEVALELPAPEQGYFIGPVIFSEVSPNAVISQEEIFGPVLAVIRVKDFQEALAVANGTNYALTGGLYSRTPSHIQQAQIEFEVGNLYINRNITGAIVGRQPFGGFKLSGVGSKAGGPDYLLQFLEPRAVTENIQRQGFAPIEGAD, translated from the coding sequence GTGGTATTACAAGTACAAGCAAGCACCTACGAAGCTAAAACCCAAGAAATTGCTAAACAACTTCTAGCAGCAACGCAGGAAAATCGTTCGTTTTTTTCTTCCCTGCGGGATCAAATGCGCTGGGATGATAAATTACTAGCTTGGGCGATGAGTAATCCTGGGTTGCGGGTGCAACTATTTCGCTTTATAGATACACTACCTGCTTTGCACAGTAAATCAGAAATTGCCTCACATTTACAAGAATATCTAGGCGATGAATCTGTAGAATTACCGGCAGCTTTGAAGGGAATGCTAAACTTTGCTAACCCCGACTCTATGCCCGGACAAGTTGCTGCTACAACCGTTGGTACAGCCGTTGAGACTCTTGCTCATAAATATATTTCTGGGGAAAATATTAAACAAGTCATCAAAACAGTTGAACGACTGCGAAAAGAAAAAATGGCTTTCACCATCGATTTACTTGGTGAAGCGGTGATTACCGAAGCCGAAGCGCAGTCTTATCTAGAACGCTATCTAGAATTAATCCAACAATTGGTGGAAGCATCGAAAAATTGGGCAGTTATCCCGGCTATTGATGAGGCTGATGGCGAACCAATCCCAAAAGTTCAGGTTTCTGTGAAGTTAACGGCGTTTTATTCGCAATTTGACCCTCTAGATGCTAAAGGTAGTGAGGAGCGAGTTAGCGATCGCATTCGTATTCTCTTACGTCGTGCCAAAGAGTTAGGCGCAGCTGTGCATTTTGATATGGAACAGTATGCCTATAAAGACATAACTCTCAGCATCCTGAAAAAACTGTTACTAGAAGAGGAGTTTAGGCAACGCACAGATGTTGGGATCACAATTCAAGCATATCTGCGTGATAGTGAGCAAGATAGCAAAGACGTAATTTCTTGGTTGAAACAACGTGGTTATCCCCTAACAATCCGCTTAGTGAAAGGCGCATATTGGGATCAAGAAACAATAAAAGCAGCACAAAAGCATTGGCCACAACCAGTTTACAACGACAAAGCGGCAACTGATGCTAACTTTGAAACCATCACTCAGTTATTGCTAGAAAATCATCAATATGTGTATTCTGCCATTGGTAGCCATAATGTGCGATCGCACTCTCGCGCCATTGCCATAGCTGAAAGTTTAAATGTCCCTCGTCGTCGCTTTGAATTGCAAGTCCTCTATGGTATGGGGGATAAAGTTGCAAAGGCGTTGGTTGACAAGGGTTATCGGGTCAGAGTTTACTGTCCCTACGGTGAATTATTACCTGGGATGGCGTATTTAATTCGTCGATTATTGGAAAATACAGCTAATAGTTCTTTTTTACGGCAAAATCTCGAAAATCGACCGATTGAAGAGTTATTAGCGCCGCCGATTGTCAAAGAGGAGAAGAACGTACAGACGCAATTAATGAGCCAGCGCGTTGCGGGGGTTCCCCCCGTTGTAGCGACTGGCGTCGCGTCTCTTCAAACTCCTAACTCTCATTTCCTTGGCGCGGCTGATACCGATTACGCTGATGAAGAGGTGAGAACGAAAGCAGCCCAAGCTTTCCAAAGCGTTCGTCAACAACTGGGTAGGAGTTATCTGCCGTTGATTAATGGGGAGTATGTTAATCCGCCGGAATTTGTTGATTCTCTCAATCCTTCTAATTTCAGCGAGGTAGTTGGTAAAGTTGGATTGATCAGCGTTGAACAGGCTGAACAGGCGATGCAAGCTGCCAAAGCTGCGTTTCCTGGGTGGAGGAAAACACCAGCTAAACAACGCGCTGATATTTTGCGAAAAGCCGGTGATTTGATGGAACTCCGCCGCGCTGAACTTTCAGTTTGGATAGTTTTGGAAGTTGGGAAACCAGTTAAGGAAGCTGATGGAGAGGTTTCTGAGGCAATAGACTTCTGTCGGTACTACGCTGATGAGATAGAACGGCTAGATAAAGGTGTTAATTACGACATACCAGGCGAGACTAATCGTTATATCTATCAACCACGGGGAATTGCTGTGGTGATTTCTCCCTGGAATTTTCCGCTAGCGATCGCTTGTGGGATGACTGTTGCAGCATTGGTTTCAGGCAATTGTACTCTCCTAAAACCGGCCGAAACATCTTCTATCATTGCTGCCAAACTCACAGAAATCTTGGTAGATGCTGGTTTTCCCAAAGGTGTATTTCAATACGTACCTGGTAAGGGTTCGCAAGTCGGCGCTTATTTAGTAAATCATCCAGATACTCATGTAATTGCTTTTACGGGTTCCCAAGAAGTAGGTTGTAGAATTTACGCAGAGGCGGCAACTTTAAAACCCGGACAAAAGCATATGAAACGGGTGATTGCTGAAATGGGTGGCAAGAATGCCATTATCGTAGATGAAAGTGCTGATTTAGACCAAGCTGTTGTGGGGGTAGTGCAATCGGCATTTGGTTACAGTGGCCAAAAATGTTCTGCCGCCTCAAGGGTGATTGTGCTGGAACCGATTTATGATGCCTTTGTGCAACGATTGGTGGAAGCAACAAAATCTTTGAATATTGGGGAAGCAGAGTTACCGAGTACACAAGTTGGACCGGTAATTGATGCTAATGCCCGCGATCGCATCCGCGAGTATATTGAGAAGGGTAAGGCAGAAGCAGAAGTGGCGTTGGAATTACCAGCACCCGAACAAGGATATTTTATCGGGCCTGTGATCTTTAGTGAAGTATCGCCAAATGCAGTAATTTCCCAGGAAGAAATTTTTGGCCCGGTGCTGGCAGTAATTCGGGTGAAGGATTTCCAGGAAGCGTTAGCAGTCGCCAATGGAACTAACTACGCTTTGACTGGAGGACTTTATTCTCGAACACCTTCGCACATTCAGCAGGCGCAGATAGAGTTTGAAGTCGGGAATTTGTACATCAACCGCAATATTACAGGAGCGATCGTTGGGCGGCAACCCTTTGGCGGATTCAAACTTTCTGGAGTCGGTTCTAAAGCAGGCGGCCCCGATTACTTACTGCAATTCCTGGAACCACGCGCGGTAACAGAAAATATTCAGCGCCAAGGTTTTGCACCAATTGAAGGTGCAGATTAA
- a CDS encoding GNAT family N-acetyltransferase — protein MSNLVIRVAELPEEFPAIQAIRISVFQQEQGVDPALEFDGKDDISDHLIAYLDGEAVGTTRIRYLDEKTAKIERLAVLSIARGQGIGKKIMVEALQVIARRNIPEVVIHAQEYVKSLYQKLDFVEEGEIFQEAGIAHVIMRKKF, from the coding sequence ATGAGTAATTTAGTTATAAGAGTTGCTGAATTACCTGAAGAATTTCCAGCAATTCAAGCAATTAGAATATCAGTTTTTCAGCAAGAACAAGGGGTAGATCCTGCTTTAGAGTTTGATGGTAAAGATGATATATCTGACCATTTGATTGCTTATTTAGATGGAGAAGCTGTAGGTACTACTAGAATTAGATATTTAGATGAAAAAACTGCCAAGATAGAAAGACTTGCCGTTTTGTCTATAGCTAGAGGACAGGGTATTGGTAAGAAAATTATGGTAGAGGCATTACAGGTTATAGCTCGTAGAAATATTCCAGAGGTTGTGATTCACGCCCAAGAATATGTGAAATCTTTATACCAAAAATTGGATTTTGTAGAAGAAGGAGAAATTTTTCAAGAAGCTGGTATTGCCCATGTGATAATGAGAAAAAAATTTTAG
- a CDS encoding MFS transporter, with protein sequence MDSFQPETGVPLTLEIAQIGSPSTTLTPTSTPTPRISKDAIRTSLKASTVDAIFAAVFNIGTGGVLLGNFLVELDASPVVFGMISSIPMLANLFQPMGAYLSERSTSRFQNSLRTHGIARLLWLILVIGIASFSWGGLNSNQLVILSLLILVCSHLLGGLGTASWFSWIAMLVPRQLRGRYFGLRNSFANLTELLTLPIAGLAVSHWYGGTIQGYGVILFLSIIFGVISLGCQYFQVDINPKLQNTYYASLSQTSEIQSDSAPNESGEISEAIYLPQMPTPQNQIDSSIWKNSNFLVFLLYFGLWTFAVNLSAPFFNLYLLDTLNLDVSWVTFYTSLRAGAHMLLLLVWGKLADRIGNRSILIYCGILIAVIPWLWVTIGSSPLDLWLWFPLLHIFMGVNWGAVDLCSNNLQIEIASVKNQSIYFAIAAAIAGASGALGATIGGFIAQFAGSFGIGEVFVVSGILRLASLIPLIVKKDLGS encoded by the coding sequence ATGGATTCTTTTCAACCTGAGACAGGTGTGCCTCTAACCCTAGAAATTGCTCAGATTGGTTCGCCATCAACAACACTCACTCCTACCTCAACACCCACCCCGCGAATTTCCAAAGATGCTATTCGCACTAGTTTGAAAGCCTCCACTGTCGATGCTATCTTCGCAGCAGTTTTCAATATTGGCACTGGCGGGGTTTTGCTGGGTAATTTCTTAGTGGAGTTGGATGCCAGTCCGGTGGTGTTTGGCATGATATCCTCTATCCCCATGTTAGCGAATCTCTTTCAGCCGATGGGTGCTTACTTGTCTGAACGCAGCACTAGCCGCTTTCAGAATTCCCTTCGCACTCATGGAATTGCTCGGCTACTGTGGCTGATTTTAGTAATTGGCATTGCTAGCTTTAGTTGGGGAGGGCTTAATTCAAACCAATTGGTGATATTGTCGCTCTTGATTCTGGTATGCAGTCATCTTTTAGGAGGACTAGGAACTGCATCGTGGTTCAGTTGGATAGCAATGTTAGTCCCACGGCAATTGCGAGGTAGATATTTCGGGCTACGCAATAGCTTTGCCAACCTCACCGAGTTACTCACCTTGCCAATAGCCGGTCTAGCTGTATCACATTGGTATGGGGGGACTATCCAAGGTTATGGAGTAATTTTGTTCCTCAGCATTATCTTTGGAGTGATCAGCTTGGGGTGTCAGTATTTCCAGGTAGATATCAATCCCAAATTACAAAACACCTATTATGCAAGCTTATCTCAAACAAGTGAGATTCAGTCAGACTCAGCACCAAATGAATCTGGTGAGATATCTGAAGCAATCTATCTCCCGCAAATGCCGACCCCCCAAAATCAGATAGATAGCAGCATCTGGAAAAACTCTAATTTTTTGGTCTTTCTGCTTTATTTCGGCTTATGGACGTTTGCTGTTAACCTGAGTGCCCCGTTTTTTAACCTCTACTTGCTAGATACGCTGAACCTAGATGTGAGTTGGGTAACTTTCTACACCAGTCTCCGAGCAGGGGCACATATGCTACTCCTCCTCGTGTGGGGTAAATTAGCAGATAGAATAGGCAATCGTTCGATTCTAATTTATTGTGGAATTCTAATTGCCGTCATCCCCTGGCTGTGGGTGACGATTGGTTCTAGTCCCCTCGATCTCTGGCTGTGGTTTCCGCTATTGCACATTTTTATGGGAGTTAATTGGGGAGCAGTCGACTTGTGCAGCAATAATCTCCAGATAGAGATTGCATCAGTAAAAAATCAGTCTATCTATTTTGCGATCGCTGCTGCTATTGCTGGGGCGAGTGGTGCTTTAGGAGCAACTATAGGTGGCTTCATCGCTCAATTTGCTGGCTCTTTTGGCATAGGGGAAGTGTTCGTTGTGTCTGGTATATTACGACTAGCGTCACTTATCCCACTTATTGTTAAAAAGGATCTGGGTAGTTAG